One Phoenix dactylifera cultivar Barhee BC4 chromosome 8, palm_55x_up_171113_PBpolish2nd_filt_p, whole genome shotgun sequence genomic window carries:
- the LOC103718646 gene encoding mini-ribonuclease 3 isoform X2, translating to MAMTAMAYARVGVLVRASWDTNPSPKPLHIPKPPKPARLPTPPTTTGPPAMARTAVLDRDEKLPSAPLISRSAGPQIEKSDEQYLGYERWWLPVAPKVKKPRSIYNAASLAYLGDCIYELYARRHFLYPPLSINEYNERVMKVVCCEAQDILFKKLLDDDYLTEEERDILRWGKNVVTSKSRTTKRAGVAVYNRASSLETLVGYLYLTDAKRLEELMFRLGFSTGASSDFIAEELRMNLRVHYNPWQKN from the exons ATGGCCATGACCGCCATGGCTTATGCGAGAGTAGGGGTTCTGGTCCGGGCCTCGTGGGACACCAACCCCAGCCCCAAGCCCCTCCACATCCCAAAACCCCCCAAGCCCGCGCGCCTCCCCACTCCTCCGACCACGACGGGGCCGCCTGCGATGGCGAGGACGGCTGTCCTCGATAGGGACGAGAAGCTGCCCTCCGCCCCCCTCATCTCTCGCAGCGCCGGCCCCCAGATAG AGAAATCGGATGAACAATATCTGGGTTACGAGAGATGGTGGTTGCCGGTTGCGCCTAAAGTGAAAAAGCCCCGGTCCATATATAATGCTGCTTCTTTGGCATACTTGGGAGATTGCATCTATGAG CTGTATGCTCGGAGGCACTTTTTGTATCCACCTTTAAGTATCAACGAGTATAATGAACGCGTGATGAAAGTAGTATGCTGTGAAGCACAG GATATTCTGTTTAAGAAGCTTCTTGATGATGACTACTTAACCGAAGAAGAAAG GGACATTCTTCGTTGGGGAAAAAATGTGGTTACCAGCAAATCACGAACTACAAAACGAGCTGGTGTAGCTGTCTACAATAGAGCATCTTCACTTGAAACGCTG GTTGGATATCTTTACCTAACTGATGCGAAACGCTTGGAAGAACTCATGTTTAGATTAGGATTCTCGACTGGTGCTTCTTCAGATTTTATTGCAGAGGAACTTCGCATGAATCTCCG AGTGCACTATAATCCTTGGCAGAAAAACTAG
- the LOC103718645 gene encoding uncharacterized protein LOC103718645 — translation MAPHQQLLAFVNYFVISMSFALILSSLYFVKKKSAARKQAQERERAHRAIALSGAQEEDLPPLPGGDRKAAAATTTTGGGGDGERQKGEEKRKKKRGKKKRQESGGGLEGGEEAKVGAGAEEMGKAGEGKAGSIYPFSSFASATQRKIKAQYDQLVESNQANALTAVQVGQFINCLVEARNELQHKSDIIQRSFKIKKALLVKADRSSFDRLAQQIYKLEAEHKRLEADAAVYNLLQEQLKLSPAYNEMLEISSNMELKATSDQETQATELPDISFEELLAQEKKDLFWQKNGKLRSFAS, via the exons ATGGCGCCCCACCAGCAGCTACTAGCCTTCGTCAACTACTTCGTCATCTCCATGTCCTTCGCCCtcatcctctcctccctctactTCGTCAAGAAGAAGAGCGCCGCGCGGAAACAAGCCCAAGAACGCGAACGCGCCCACCGCGCCATCGCTCTATCCGGAGCCCAAGAAGAAGACCTCCCGCCGCTCCCAGGCGGCGACCggaaggcggcggcggcgacgacgACGACGGGTGGCGGTGGAGATGGGGAGCGGCAGAAGGGGGAGGAGaagcggaagaagaagagggggaagaagaagaggcagGAGTCCGGTGGGGGATTGGAGGGTGGAGAGGAAGCGAAGGTTGGGGCGGGGGCGGAGGAGATGGGGAAGGCAGGAGAGGGGAAAGCGGGCTCTATCTACCCGTTCTCTTCGTTTGCCAGTGCAACTCAGAGGAAGATCAAAGCGCAGTACGATCAGCTCGTGGAATCCAACCAGGCCAACGCCTTGACGGCGGTGCAG GTTGGACAATTTATCAACTGCCTAGTTGAGGCAAGAAATGAATTGCAGCACAA GTCTGATATCATCCAACGTAGTTTTAAAATAAAGAAGGCATTACTCGTGAAGGCTGACAGGTCTTCATTTGATCGTCTTGCGCAACAG ATATACAAGTTAGAGGCAGAACATAAGAGATTAGAGGCAGATGCAGCCGTTTATAATCTACTGCAAGAGCAGCTTAAGCTCTCACCTGCATATAACGAG ATGCTTGAGATTAGTTCGAACATGGAGTTGAAAGCTACTTCAGACCAGGAAACACAGGCAACAGAACTTCCTGATATCTCATTTGAGGAATTACTAGCACAGGAAAAGAAGGACTTGTTTTG GCAAAAAAACGGGAAGCTGAGATCATTTGCAAGCTAA
- the LOC103718646 gene encoding mini-ribonuclease 3 isoform X1: MAMTAMAYARVGVLVRASWDTNPSPKPLHIPKPPKPARLPTPPTTTGPPAMARTAVLDRDEKLPSAPLISRSAGPQIEKSDEQYLGYERWWLPVAPKVKKPRSIYNAASLAYLGDCIYELYARRHFLYPPLSINEYNERVMKVVCCEAQDILFKKLLDDDYLTEEERDILRWGKNVVTSKSRTTKRAGVAVYNRASSLETLVGYLYLTDAKRLEELMFRLGFSTGASSDFIAEELRMNLRKTSKCSSSQKPTTQ; the protein is encoded by the exons ATGGCCATGACCGCCATGGCTTATGCGAGAGTAGGGGTTCTGGTCCGGGCCTCGTGGGACACCAACCCCAGCCCCAAGCCCCTCCACATCCCAAAACCCCCCAAGCCCGCGCGCCTCCCCACTCCTCCGACCACGACGGGGCCGCCTGCGATGGCGAGGACGGCTGTCCTCGATAGGGACGAGAAGCTGCCCTCCGCCCCCCTCATCTCTCGCAGCGCCGGCCCCCAGATAG AGAAATCGGATGAACAATATCTGGGTTACGAGAGATGGTGGTTGCCGGTTGCGCCTAAAGTGAAAAAGCCCCGGTCCATATATAATGCTGCTTCTTTGGCATACTTGGGAGATTGCATCTATGAG CTGTATGCTCGGAGGCACTTTTTGTATCCACCTTTAAGTATCAACGAGTATAATGAACGCGTGATGAAAGTAGTATGCTGTGAAGCACAG GATATTCTGTTTAAGAAGCTTCTTGATGATGACTACTTAACCGAAGAAGAAAG GGACATTCTTCGTTGGGGAAAAAATGTGGTTACCAGCAAATCACGAACTACAAAACGAGCTGGTGTAGCTGTCTACAATAGAGCATCTTCACTTGAAACGCTG GTTGGATATCTTTACCTAACTGATGCGAAACGCTTGGAAGAACTCATGTTTAGATTAGGATTCTCGACTGGTGCTTCTTCAGATTTTATTGCAGAGGAACTTCGCATGAATCTCCG AAAAACTAGTAAATGCTCGAGCTCTCAGAAACCTACTACACAGTAA
- the LOC103718647 gene encoding DEAD-box ATP-dependent RNA helicase 20 isoform X2, with product MSRYDSRASDPGSYRRSDAGFGGGSQSYGRGYESSSKREAVVTADLDGLTPFEKNFYVESPSVVAMTEAEVEAYRRKREITIEGRDVPKPIREFRDAGFPDYILQEISKAGFVEPTPIQSQGWPMALKGRDLVGIAETGSGKTLAYLLPAVVHVNAQPILAPGDGPIVLVLAPTRELAVQIQQEATKFGASSRIKSTCIYGGVPKGPQVRDLQKGVEIVIATPGRLIDMLESHYTNLRRVTYLVLDEADRMLDMGFEPQIRKIVSQIRPDRQTLYWSATWPKEVEQLARQFLYNPYKVIIGSIDLKANHAIHQRVEIVSEGQKYNKLIKLLEDIMDGSRILIFMDTKKGCDQITRQLRTDGWPALSIHGDKSQAERDWVLSEFKSGKSPIMTATDVAARGLDVKDVKYVINYDFPGSLEDYVHRIGRTGRAGAKGTAYTFFTAANARFAKDLINILEEAGQKVSPELAAMGRGAPPPPSGHGGFRDRGRGFGGGRPWS from the exons ATGAGCCGCTACGACAGCCGTGCCAGCGACCCCGGATCCTATCGGCGAAG TGATGCGGGATTCGGGGGCGGTTCTCAGAGCTACGGCAGGGGCTACGAGTCCTCGAGCAAAAGAGAAGCGGTGGTTACCGCCGACCTGGACGGGCTGACCCCCTTCGAGAAGAATTTCTACGTGGAGTCCCCTTCCGTGGTGGCCATGACCGAGGCCGAGGTGGAGGCCTACCGCCGCAAGAGGGAGATCACGATCGAGGGTCGCGACGTGCCCAAGCCCATCAGAGAGTTCCGGGATGCCGGATTTCCGG ATTATATTCTGCAAGAGATTAGTAAAGCTGGCTTTGTCGAGCCTACTCCTATTCAATCACAGGGCTGGCCAATGGCTTTAAAGGGTCGTGATCTTGTTGGCATTGCTGAAACAGGATCAGGAAAGACACTTGCGTATCTGTTACCTGCGGTTGTTCATGTTAATGCTCAGCCAATTTTAG CTCCTGGTGATGGCCCAATTGTTTTGGTATTGGCTCCTACTCGTGAACTTGCTGTCCAGATACAACAAGAAGCAACTAAATTTGGGGCATCATCAAGGATAAAGAGCACCTGTATATATGGTGGGGTTCCAAAGGGTCCTCAGGTTCGAGATCTTCAGAAAG GAGTTGAAATTGTTATTGCTACTCCGGGACGATTGATTGATATGTTAGAATCACATTATACAAACCTCAGAAGGGTAACCTATCTTGTTTTGGATGAGGCAGACCGTATGCTAGACATGGGTTTTGAACCTCAAATCAGGAAAATTGTTTCCCAG ATTCGTCCAGATCGTCAAACTCTTTATTGGAGTGCCACTTGGCCAAAGGAGGTCGAACAACTTGCAAGGCAGTTCCTATACAACCCATACAAG GTGATTATTGGTTCCATAGACTTGAAAGCTAATCATGCAATTCACCAGCGTGTTGAGATTGTCTCAGAGGGTCAGAAATATAACAA ATTGATCAAACTTCTGGAGGATATTATGGATGGCAGTCGGATTCTGATATTCATGGACACAAAGAAGGGCTGTGATCAAATAACGAGGCAACTACGCACAGATGGCTGGCCTGCCCTGTCGATCCATGGTGACAAAAGCCAAGCTGAAAGGGACTGGGTCCTCTCTGAGTTTAAATCAGGGAAGAGTCCTATAATGACTGCTACTGATGTCGCTGCTCGTGGTTTGG ATGTGAAGGATGTCAAATATGTGATCAACTACGACTTTCCTGGATCATTGGAGGACTATGTCCACCGCATTGGTCGAACAGGAAGAGCTGGGGCCAAGGGAACGGCATATACCTTTTTTACTGCAGCTAATGCAAGATTTGCTAAGGATCTTATTAATATACTGGAAGAAGCTGGGCAGAAAGTCAGTCCTGAACTGGCTGCAATGGGTCGAGGTGCCCCACCTCCTCCTTCAG GTCATGGAGGATTTCGTGATCGTGGGAGGGGTTTTGGTGGTGGTCGTCCTTGGAGCTGA
- the LOC103718647 gene encoding DEAD-box ATP-dependent RNA helicase 20 isoform X1, producing MSRYDSRASDPGSYRRSDAGFGGGSQSYGRGYESSSKREAVVTADLDGLTPFEKNFYVESPSVVAMTEAEVEAYRRKREITIEGRDVPKPIREFRDAGFPDYILQEISKAGFVEPTPIQSQGWPMALKGRDLVGIAETGSGKTLAYLLPAVVHVNAQPILAPGDGPIVLVLAPTRELAVQIQQEATKFGASSRIKSTCIYGGVPKGPQVRDLQKGVEIVIATPGRLIDMLESHYTNLRRVTYLVLDEADRMLDMGFEPQIRKIVSQIRPDRQTLYWSATWPKEVEQLARQFLYNPYKVNVGAKQGDAQVGSLHYIIFTRSDRIGPDVTQVIIGSIDLKANHAIHQRVEIVSEGQKYNKLIKLLEDIMDGSRILIFMDTKKGCDQITRQLRTDGWPALSIHGDKSQAERDWVLSEFKSGKSPIMTATDVAARGLDVKDVKYVINYDFPGSLEDYVHRIGRTGRAGAKGTAYTFFTAANARFAKDLINILEEAGQKVSPELAAMGRGAPPPPSGHGGFRDRGRGFGGGRPWS from the exons ATGAGCCGCTACGACAGCCGTGCCAGCGACCCCGGATCCTATCGGCGAAG TGATGCGGGATTCGGGGGCGGTTCTCAGAGCTACGGCAGGGGCTACGAGTCCTCGAGCAAAAGAGAAGCGGTGGTTACCGCCGACCTGGACGGGCTGACCCCCTTCGAGAAGAATTTCTACGTGGAGTCCCCTTCCGTGGTGGCCATGACCGAGGCCGAGGTGGAGGCCTACCGCCGCAAGAGGGAGATCACGATCGAGGGTCGCGACGTGCCCAAGCCCATCAGAGAGTTCCGGGATGCCGGATTTCCGG ATTATATTCTGCAAGAGATTAGTAAAGCTGGCTTTGTCGAGCCTACTCCTATTCAATCACAGGGCTGGCCAATGGCTTTAAAGGGTCGTGATCTTGTTGGCATTGCTGAAACAGGATCAGGAAAGACACTTGCGTATCTGTTACCTGCGGTTGTTCATGTTAATGCTCAGCCAATTTTAG CTCCTGGTGATGGCCCAATTGTTTTGGTATTGGCTCCTACTCGTGAACTTGCTGTCCAGATACAACAAGAAGCAACTAAATTTGGGGCATCATCAAGGATAAAGAGCACCTGTATATATGGTGGGGTTCCAAAGGGTCCTCAGGTTCGAGATCTTCAGAAAG GAGTTGAAATTGTTATTGCTACTCCGGGACGATTGATTGATATGTTAGAATCACATTATACAAACCTCAGAAGGGTAACCTATCTTGTTTTGGATGAGGCAGACCGTATGCTAGACATGGGTTTTGAACCTCAAATCAGGAAAATTGTTTCCCAG ATTCGTCCAGATCGTCAAACTCTTTATTGGAGTGCCACTTGGCCAAAGGAGGTCGAACAACTTGCAAGGCAGTTCCTATACAACCCATACAAGGTAAATGTTGGGGCCAAACAAGGCGATGCACAGGTGGGTTCGTTGCATTATATCATCTTTACCAGATCTGACAGAATTGGCCCTGACGTGACACAGGTGATTATTGGTTCCATAGACTTGAAAGCTAATCATGCAATTCACCAGCGTGTTGAGATTGTCTCAGAGGGTCAGAAATATAACAA ATTGATCAAACTTCTGGAGGATATTATGGATGGCAGTCGGATTCTGATATTCATGGACACAAAGAAGGGCTGTGATCAAATAACGAGGCAACTACGCACAGATGGCTGGCCTGCCCTGTCGATCCATGGTGACAAAAGCCAAGCTGAAAGGGACTGGGTCCTCTCTGAGTTTAAATCAGGGAAGAGTCCTATAATGACTGCTACTGATGTCGCTGCTCGTGGTTTGG ATGTGAAGGATGTCAAATATGTGATCAACTACGACTTTCCTGGATCATTGGAGGACTATGTCCACCGCATTGGTCGAACAGGAAGAGCTGGGGCCAAGGGAACGGCATATACCTTTTTTACTGCAGCTAATGCAAGATTTGCTAAGGATCTTATTAATATACTGGAAGAAGCTGGGCAGAAAGTCAGTCCTGAACTGGCTGCAATGGGTCGAGGTGCCCCACCTCCTCCTTCAG GTCATGGAGGATTTCGTGATCGTGGGAGGGGTTTTGGTGGTGGTCGTCCTTGGAGCTGA